agcggctgtcaccagtcttccgccccgtgccgtgaacctgacgctgagcggactcagaggtctggttcctggctgcacggtcgctggtaggcgaccgtacactcgtacctcccgcgaacgagaggccgagacggaccctgatgcagtggcagcaccactgacaccaggcgaggaagtaccggtgttagccggtacccctctggtccccgtagtcttcttccttgcggaagaagagacgggccccgctcccgaaggagcaggaggaccagcggaaggaaccctccccgtcccaccgaggtgagacgggtcccgagaagctcccgaggaagcttcttaggagggaggaggcgaccttcttcttcctcggctgtaaagccttagaagtcgaaggggaagaggcgcggccgacgacgatgaagaagatgaagacgacgaccacgacaccttcctcctcttcttcgtcagcttcctcaggacagacgtaagatctgctatccagggcggagccgggctgctgtagccgaagccacaggcccggacgcacctgtacagacagaccaaagtctggggtagtaccaccacgaacagggacgacatcagcaggtatgggcatctcaggaacagcaggcacggccagcacatcatcggtagggacagccagcgcagcaacggcaggaacagccagtgcagcaacggcagggacagccagcgcagcaactgcatcccagaatcggcaggtacggcaggcagcaccggaaacacaggaagtggagcagcagccagcaacatcctggtaccggcggcaggtccaggggcgagttctagggcagcggaagtgtggtcgctgcagcgcggcaaccacgagcggcgtcGGCACGCCCCCCTCGTCGGTACGGCgaaacggcacttcacagcggctgtaggcaagactgataccacgtgaggcgagtacaccaggtgaggagggacgtcgtcacctggtttgcgtggtcaccacttcatgggtgaccgcagtaggcccagacatagaaccgcagccctggacaccagcacgctctgcaattggaaggacgcccatacctcaccaaggtccacgctcgtggcagtagcacctgcggaaataatagtagtagcgattaattgtggggaaatcccctcgtgcgggggtttgatccctcccgaacgagtggaagacccctaatacaattgtacatcgggcaccgagcgccctcccccgcgctcgacggatcgggcgaggagaagaacgccgataacctcccccccccccaacccccccccaaggggaagagccatctgtgggaactgagcgggggggggggtctcgttccccacccccgcacagtacccatgtacgcaacaacaaaataagagccctagagcaatcgtgccatcggcacgaatacaaggcataaggatcaattccctgactgagcggaacttgaaccaaataatattgatgcaatcaataataaggaacaaaatgaaaatgcatcttgcaaaacgattcacttcacaatgaataagggctcggatcgagcgcatttgcgccctcgtaccgagcgcaagggtgaaaggttccattccttacctttatggatcaaggtttctggaaaccttgatccataatgaattgatgcaatcaacaaatatatgaaaatgaaaagactactgcgcttgcgatttcacttcatacaaataaaaaggggaaggatcaattcccgtgaatagcggaacattgatcccagtcaacaaagcaatctcaataaaaaaaatgaaaatgaaaaagaactgcacttgcgatttcacttcattcaaaataaaaagggggaaggatcaatctccgggtaagctcggaaactgatccaaaatagtattgctacaataaaaaataatatatgaaaatgaaaagaatactgtacttgcgattccactttcatactgaataagtttccgtgccgagcgcattcgttcggcaacgggcatacaggtcaaaaaaatataaatgaaaagagcacttacttacgattttcatctacacatttccaacccaatatacgctcggagcgagcgctcccgccctcggcaccgagcatacacaatacgaggatcattctgggaaaatgaattcccgcaattacgcccttcagtcccggcggcactcgggtaatcggagggcgttgtgaagccaagatcctttaattcacaattgaattcaatggaaatgatttgtacttacaattcagtttcactagatacatagaaaaagaaaaacacaatcatgcgaaagcaaacgacgatgagcgggcagagagcgatgatacacgtccacgccagcaggccgaagcaaaagtgatttgtttacctaccagtcgcgcgcgcgcgcctgtcggacaagcagttaactaccgaaccccttgttcgaaagcttacgacctatccagctgccgctagtaccttcctattgtaaaaggaccgaaggttggtttgtatgccgtgtcggaacacaTTTGTTTTCTGGTATTAAATTTCAACATGAAAAACAAATTCTGATGaacaaataatagtaataaaaagtcTTTTCCTTAGAGATTGGTATTTGGCCAAAAAtaatgtaaacttatttttatacaaTAGTACACAACTACATTTATAAACAATTACGGTAGCATGACACTTCATATCCTAATAATCAAAGAAGTTACTACTGAAAATAAAGTGAATCTGACAATTTATAATATGAGATCTAAAACTTTCAAGAGACAAGAAGGTTTCCACTTCTGATCAATCACAAGTGTCTTAAAACTTCAACCATGAGTGCATTACGGAACAATTCTTAACTGAAGTACTGTACATATGGTTTCATAGCAGTAACGGTAACTGTGCTTAGACATGGCTAGTAATCTGACTTATTACTACAACCATGAAGAAATGTGGTGTCAGAAAGACTGAACAATTAACTTAGTGTAAACGCTCACTTTGTTTGTATAGAAACAAACTTTTTATagataggtatttacatttttactacCAGCTGATCTAGTTAATTCAACTTAATCTAGAACGAAATCAGATTAAGAAATGGTTGTgataaatgaagtttttattgtaaaactaatattgtaatacctacctgaacacctgaactagccctggtcacttaccagcccgaaccatcattttattaaaaatttaccaaatctttggttaaaataaacgatcagtgttgcaatctcctggcaaacaccctcgttacctagttaccagcccaccgctagtagccctgcctcacgggccggtcacaacCTGCCCTCTCACGAcggtcaatcataactcaataactctgtatgagaggggaggagggtgggaatcattcaggtgttcaggtaggtattacaatattagttttacaataaaaacttcatattgcaatacaccctgaacacctgaactagcccgattaacaacattaatttggaggtggggaatcaaatctgcccggccctccactgtactagttgtcagtcaatataattgagtacgcgagtcagtctcaagttcatttgtcactcgtccaagctaatctccatgtgtggccttctaggcctgccaatatgtggagggaaaaactccctgcacctctaccctaaggtcaaaactcattgagtgcggaagggatacaaacctgtttcctctcagctggctatgtgcctcacctgagtagaggaaaaactgaagacctcccatgtggctctggCCTCTCTGTTGGAGGGAATCCTGAAGACATGTGGCCCGGGACTCTcagtatggagggaatctgaagacctcccatgtggctctcggcctctcatgtatggagggaaatctgaagacctcccatgtggccttaggcctcagTAGGTCTCTGTACGGAGGAGTCCGAGGAGacaacggtgtcgtcgatcgtagtgatgtcctctcttgtagtgttgtacctgcctgtctgtactctgcctggttggcacttggaagaataccctcagatagacccagacatgttctttcctatctttcctaatacttaaaatcctcttgtgatatatcatatcatgaataccttatacatattccgaatattcgctccctactctaatactaactcagacagcaagattgttgggtttaaaaatagaatttaggccaaaggccgagtattgggacctatgaggtcgtccagcgctgaagggaaattgagaaagtttgaaaaggtgtgaaaggaagaaaaacctctgttgcacaatgagtccagtgttaggagagcgtggaaaataggatgagagaatatggagagaatatgaaatcagaaaagtgagagagagagagagagagagagagagagagagagagagagagagagacacaatcgtctaggataaagagagaatataaaatcagggaaaagagagagagagagagagagagaaattacgatcgtctaatatctccacctccgcaaattgcagcaagttaaaagggtattatcttaacgataatactcgtatactccgtacagctatgaacaaccgaacgagaacttgttgctaatgcgatcgactcctataacaacatcactttattgtattgatcagcgtgtgacagtaatcgaatccgatagcaacatccgttattgtattcatccgcgtgggacGGAATTACTGtatcatgttataaatgcagctgaagctaataaggcaaaattacgttcatcagcaacctggacagaagtcccgagcttatgtatgaattccaacgcagccgtggtaaaagaaactaatagcatgaaagagctcattactgttgttttcacacagacaaaggattaataacgtatataaagtgtaaggttcgtaatacctatgaaaacgagtgaaaaacgaaaaacgaacggaatcctaaatttaacgccatctaacccgagggaaaaactagcttccgaTGAGactatcagtcaaattttggtcttaaattacatcgttaagacgaacagtatgacttcgttacataagttaagtatccagatattcattaatatgctaactaaggacaaaaacattagccgagaccaagtgatatggttgaatctgaagccaaggagaaaaaaaaaaaaatagactagccggcatccttgtctgtctaaaccacacctccttacaatagtgctgtttgacgacaagctagtgtaattataatttaattgaaaagtaataaaataatatttaaaggtaaggttaacattaactttattaggcctaaatattaaatttcagttgtcattgtaatttgataatacgactggtaaataatttgtaactgtaattgacataagctcaatgtaaatactgacggcaatagtctgttaaacgtatgaagacgtcatacatacaaattccttatatctgacatctgattatatgccccaagatagatacctcattgactatattaaatgtcaacatagttgaagacacgtctcctttaagacgtttgtacaaacttggcataagtgagagtgttgttacgttagtcttttttagtcaatcaggagagaatgagatggatacggcgacgcaaacccgtattcgtcatccgctgattccagcgtgaatgactgccgagtttttagtgtttatactacgccaattatgatgatacacataatacaattataatgctttagtcggacagaatccgatcttcattctgttcgattacattcatattaattatcctcggatcggattctcgttcgttttcaattacacctgtattgaattatccgaagtcaagaatgccttaagcctacagcgttagccaaaataaaaataactaccgatatgttgtacagcgaatactttaggttaggctaggctactgaatatgcatacgatatatcatcgtgaacactaggctaaccgtagttaattttattcgatttctcttcatactgaataatcgtaagtcaatatgcattgaacggagaattagttgatattaacaattatcgtatcgtatacgtagaggaaagtaccttaaagacgaaggaggcatatctgaaaaaccaaccctggcctaaaagcttctgatgcaaggaactcgaagcaggaaaaagcctaaagatgcctCTAAGGTACGCTGTGcctctaaaaactactacttttaatagaaaaccgacccgaagagcctgccacttctcttcctaaactaaacactatgtatcctattatccctactcgtctatatctgacctaagtttttatcttCCTGAGAACTTACACTCGAGGGAAGGGGTAAATcttgctgccaacactgcctgctacctcgccaggggggacggcggatcctgcccgtgggcttgcggatccccataacccccagcaccggttagggctgattctggaacaggcaggggagctggaacagaacgattagtaatttcagtatccctattgctcgatctatcctcacataatcttgacataaaagggaatcggtaacagagatgtcatactcgatgtcagcgtacactcaagtctcttaaagagcactgtctttaagtctttatcttgatctacgttagtctcttcctgcctacagttacttcttaatacTAGACATTCCTTTACCTATGTTTGAGATACCGcgctaacatctggtccaaagaccactcctgacattcaacaaatctggtctttacattatattgaacaggcttacaatttacgcataaggaatgactatcgtgtcatagggtactcatccttttcttgcattgttggcaaagacgatacgttgttgaactccgctcgtcgttttctgtgatgtcgtggccgaggatgcagtagtcgttgtcgtagcctgtgtgtttcttcctttgcagaatcaatgtctaatgacaaggtattaagagcaatccaaccgtaatccaaagggatgcgtaattcgtcaccaaattcaatcaaatcaaaaggtgcaaatgaaggccgggcaagaccaaaaaggagtttcgctgtggatacatctgtactccaccgcgaacgataagtgattgacgtgagatgggcaggtgtgaccggcccgtgaggcagggctactagcggtgggctggtaactaggtaacgagggtgtttgccaggagattggcaacactgatcgtttattttaaccaaagatttggtaaatttttaataaatgatggttcgggctggtaagtgaccagggctagttcaggtgttcaggggggtATTGCAATATGATTGTTTAAATTGTGGAAAATGAAAGCTAAGCTTCTATAACTTATTTTATGAAACAAcgtataaaaacttaaaatatactagtgcataactttgcaaaataatgttacctttctcatacaaatgcagTACTTTTAGCATGGTTTCTAAATGTGCAGATGAATCAATTCCTTTGAAACATATGGCTTGTCACCTTGTGGCACTGTGTATCTAATTTTCTAAAagctttaattttttaaagttaccATATTTGGTGATCCTTGGAATGTCACAGACCATACGATTAATTATTGGCATATAATTGGAGTGGGAAATGAAACCAAATTATTACTGCCACTGGTGAGATTAGATCTACAGTATGTAGATCTATTTATAGAATCTTGTCTGAAAAGAGGATATCTCATTTGTAATTAATTACACATACTGTAATgctaataatttcataaatttgATAAAACTCACCTATCAGTCCTGAATTCAACTGAGGTAGGTAAACAGCAATGAATGCCATGTGCTGTGGGAAGACTTGAAGACTAAGTAAAAATCCCGTAACAAGGCAAGTCACTTGGGGGACTAAAAGTGCTATAAGTGGCGATATAAAATCTGCTAAAACTCCTAACAAAAGCGTATAAAAGACTTTCACCATGAATGGATCCACAGCTACTGGCAGTTTGAATGCAACCtgtaatgaaattgtaagtatatattagatttatcatCATAAAGTAATTCACATGTAAAACTGATAGTATTTtcttattacagtatatatactttgacttagTCAACCTtgaaggaattttgttttttataaccaTAGGGGTATCTGTGCAGCTATCTTATGGGAGCTAGGCTACCTCTGTTTGTCATATGTTGAATAGTTATCAAATGCCAATGTTCTTTACCCTTGGATTGTGCTACAACCTGTGTACCTTGGCTCTCCACAGTCTTGAGTCTCAATTTACTTGTTTGAGGTAGAGTCAGCAATACTTTCCTCCCATGTCATCTTTCTTCCAACTGCTCTTTCACCACTATAAATGTTGATCTCTCCTCATGAGTGAACAGTTAGTTACAcatgttgagcaaccaccacaggCACCCAGGAGACAATATCCAAAGACTTGTGAGTGATGTCTCAGACACAGAAAGAGGTACTAAAGGTAATTTGGTGTCACCACACACTGCCATCAGTACCTGAGACACCAAGAAGTTCCTACTGAACATTAAGGACAGGGCAACATCCCTTACTTAGTGAGTCCTTGCCCAGGGTAGTGCATCATTCCCCTCTTTGCACAACAAGCAAACTCATTTGATAACCTCCCTGAGTCAGAGCAGTCTAGACACTGGCCTACAGGACTAAACACTAAACATCCTGATGGAAATTGATATGCCTTGCTAATTATTATGCAACAGTGAAAAGAATGTCCGTAATAATTTACGGAACAGTGAAAGGAATGtcagtaaaaaaagaatatttaacttGTATTAACAGCAAATAAAGTTTCTGAATGACCTCAGTGCAAAATACTTTCTCTCTTATCTTagcccataaataaaaatatgtatatacaaaactatcacaaaagataaaacacaaacaggtGCATTTTGTACTCAGACACACTTGGAGCAAGTTTATAGCTGTTAAGAAGCCTTACAGACCAATATAGGATGACAAGATGGAAACTCTTCTAAAACATATACAGTGAATGGGGTGGTGAAATTTATGGCTACCACAGTGATGCGTTTGTAATTAAACGAATAAAGATCTGCaaatacagataaataaataaaaaattacagaggaaagtatactagcaaacttacctttGTAAAATGGTTAGTTGATAGagacaataatccataaagtatAGTATTTGCATGCAACATCATCTCCAAGACTAAAGTGGAATTATCTATACCAAAGAAACACTTCTGTCCACTGTTTGTCCCAAAGTCTGAATCACATTTTGGTTTTGGTTCACTACCACATTCTTTTGAGACTATTCTTGGTTTGGAATGTACCTGAGACAAACTATCACACTTTTTACTTATTTGTGACTtaacaattaatttattttcagtgttcaaaacCTGGGATTTCCTAGTTAGAGTACACGACGACTCATACctcatttttttatcaaatttttttggagagagacCCACTTCCTTATTATGTTGCTTATTTTCTGGTGGTAAATGACTATTTCCTGGCTTATGATTTCCACTGTTGCAGTTTAATGGTATCTTTTCTTCCTCAGGTGTGGCTTTATGTTCACTTTCTTCATCTTGGTGAAAGGATCTGCTAATTTCTCTTGATGGATGATTTCTAGACCTCTGAGACACTGtaacaaatatgaatatataattaatctttaGTATGTAAAATCATATTTTAGAAGGCAAATAAGGATGTGACAACTTagtaatttttacaaaaaaaaataagtaaatgttcattgagtattttaaatcaattatttttatattttttcactgcAAATACAATTCAAAACATTTCTGAATTACAAGAACCAAATATTACTGCCTCGTGCAAAATATGTTACATGTTTTGATATTGcaaatttaagtaatttaaaaaacaaacctCATAAGCAGTAAGCCAGAAGTGTTTTACCAGGCAAGCTTCAGACAACCCCAAAATCTCAACAGGCTGATAAAGAACTCTGATAATTTAGTGTTCAATATAGTGTTCAATAATTTTGATCTAATTTGCAGATGAAGTTAAGCAATGATATTATTCC
This is a stretch of genomic DNA from Macrobrachium nipponense isolate FS-2020 chromosome 38, ASM1510439v2, whole genome shotgun sequence. It encodes these proteins:
- the LOC135209867 gene encoding uncharacterized protein LOC135209867 — its product is MARGTGRKAESANGPVKTRMSQRSRNHPSREISRSFHQDEESEHKATPEEEKIPLNCNSGNHKPGNSHLPPENKQHNKEVGLSPKKFDKKMRYESSCTLTRKSQVLNTENKLIVKSQISKKCDSLSQVHSKPRIVSKECGSEPKPKCDSDFGTNSGQKCFFGIDNSTLVLEMMLHANTILYGLLSLSTNHFTKVAFKLPVAVDPFMVKVFYTLLLGVLADFISPLIALLVPQVTCLVTGFLLSLQVFPQHMAFIAVYLPQLNSGLIGTQLLMKLSKPSESFAAGLSRINCFYCLTDLFSPWLLKLVTRNIG